The Ascaphus truei isolate aAscTru1 chromosome 3, aAscTru1.hap1, whole genome shotgun sequence genome includes a region encoding these proteins:
- the LOC142489248 gene encoding uncharacterized protein LOC142489248, which produces MAPTQTVLSSKCEHSTTDSSELLKARKKKKKKGGITVEVAEEIKTENLTSESAFDERDMLQLKATHRRIPRIVEEKKDAPSQTLQAAQKAIDCLYERLDKEQEAKTALQSCLSSAIAKCVLQEKEREQLERDRVILSSKLEKAYADNAQYQSFMAQVGAKLEASEEKNCHFNTELRSLREIFEGLNSSFEMVTQECKNLYVQVSEGDKKLHELGEEKKQLAQEKLDVQTALQNAERVLQEERVSLERRTQAENMLQSQLRELRTHLQDTKEKWVNAEEKQRVLQEESFQTAYKISMMQDYLSTQCVPKAQHEELKATLSITRASLEEELKLAAEHTSQQLTALIAELKTQLAKKEEREKVSVCQVAGLTQRYEFKMADACKLLDHTARDKVRLQLELDNARKEYRQLQIRNEEDETYLSFTLSQLGDMESRLNSKEAELTTALSGKRSAEGQLQELKNQIAGLNETLGDTTKRQSQKETMEREFYVPTYTCEKSAPVIDAHIPDVHASAMELNVSIGKFQIPKLKEIYWSQKETTESEYVPSAACEEPDVSVSDAPAMTLDGSLVKFLAMPNILDADANALAIRINAPLTDFPSALDVHIKLAFHQDFPEEPGRLSGVVADPYVPAKLGVLFEGHRESAFHQGHLAKPGGLSGGSTGFSAPAFGLNAPIWRFLAAPNVPVEYPLPTDKPPEVGHLESPFHQGLREEPGGSSGERS; this is translated from the coding sequence atggctcccactcaaacagtcttgagcagtaaatgtgaacacagtaccactgattcttcagaacttctcaaagcaaggaagaagaagaaaaagaagggaggcattactgtggaagttgcagaagaaattaagactgaaaatttaacctcagagtctgcatttgatgaaagagatatgctgcagcttaaggcaactcacagacgtatcccaagaatagtggaagaaaagaaagatgccccttctcagacgcttcaagccgcacagaaagcgattgattgtctttatgaacgtttagataaggagcaagaggccaagactgcactacaaagctgtctatcttcagcaattgctaagtgtgttctccaggagaaagaaagagagcagttggagagggacagggtaatcctgtcaagtaagctggagaaggcctatgctgataatgcgcagtaccagagtttcatggctcaagttggcgcaaaactggaagcctctgaggagaagaattgccacttcaacacagaactacgttctttgagagagatcttcgaagggttaaatagcagttttgaaatggtaacccaggagtgcaagaatctctatgtccaagtcagtgaaggagataagaagctccatgaattaggagaggagaagaaacagttggcccaggaaaagttagacgtgcagacagcactgcagaatgcagagagagtgctgcaagaagaacgtgtctccctggagcggcgcacacaagcagaaaatatgctgcagagtcagctgcgagaactgcgtacacatctgcaggacaccaaagagaaatgggtaaatgctgaagaaaagcagcgagttctgcaggaagaaagtttccagactgcctacaaaataagtatgatgcaagattatttgagtacccagtgtgtccccaaagcacagcatgaggagctgaaggccacactgagcataaccagagcctcgctggaggaagagctaaagctagcagctgaacacacatctcagcagctcacagcgctgatcgctgagctcaagacacagcttgccaaaaaggaggagagagagaaggtttccgtctgtcaagtggctggcctgacacagcgctatgagttcaaaatggccgatgcctgcaaattattggaccacacagcccgtgataaggtccggctgcagctggagctggacaatgcccggaaggagtaccggcagctgcagatcagaaatgaagaagatgaaacatatttaagctttactctgagtcagctgggagatatggagtcgcgactcaactccaaagaagccgaactgacaactgcattgagtgggaaaagaagtgcagaaggacagcttcaagagctgaaaaatcaaattgctggtcttaatgagactttaggtgataccacaaaacggcagtcacaaaaggagaccatggagcgtgaattctatgttcccacttacacatgtgaaaagtctgcacccgtcattgatgcccacattcctgatgtccatgcctctgcaatggagttgaacgtatccattgggaagttccagattccaaaactaaaagagatatattggtcacaaaaagagaccacggaaagtgaatatgtcccctctgccgcatgtgaagagcctgatgtatctgtgtccgatgcccctgctatgacgttagacggatccctggtgaagttccttgctatgcctaatattcttgatgctgatgccaacgctcttgcgataaggataaatgcacctctcacagatttcccatcagcacttgacgtacacattaagttggccttccatcaagatttccctgaagagcctggaaggttgtccggagttgttgctgatccctatgttcctgcaaaacttggagtgttgttcgaaggccatcgtgagtcggccttccatcagggacaccttgctaaacctggagggttgtcaggaggatctactggcttctctgcccctgcttttgggttgaacgcacccatttggAGGTTCCTTGCTGCAccaaatgtacctgtggagtaccctctgcccactgacaagccaccagaggtgggtcaccttgagtcgccatttcatcaaggcctccgggaagagcctggaggatcgtccggagaacgctcttga